One region of Zingiber officinale cultivar Zhangliang chromosome 7B, Zo_v1.1, whole genome shotgun sequence genomic DNA includes:
- the LOC122004282 gene encoding uncharacterized protein LOC122004282 has product MSSSLLLLLSLFFPSSLSAAVTAQSSALPSNSSTVYDILQEYNLPPGILPDTVKSFSVASNDYFIIDLYGECYVDFEYVVYYAPRVSGFLGCGSVSNLEGVQIRSYLIWYGVSYIKVDLPYSDFVYIQFG; this is encoded by the coding sequence atgtcctcctccctcctcctcctcctttctctcttcttcccttcctcccTCTCCGCGGCGGTGACTGCCCAATCGTCGGCCTTGCCGTCCAACAGCTCCACTGTCTACGACATCCTCCAGGAGTACAACCTCCCTCCCGGCATCCTCCCCGACACCGTCAAGTCTTTCTCCGTCGCTTCCAACGACTACTTCATCATCGATCTCTACGGAGAGTGCTACGTCGACTTCGAGTATGTCGTCTACTACGCCCCGCGCGTGTCTGGCTTCCTCGGCTGCGGCTCCGTCTCCAACCTCGAGGGTGTCCAGATCCGGAGCTATCTCATCTGGTACGGCGTCAGCTACATCAAGGTCGACCTCCCCTACTCCGATTTCGTCTACATCCAGTTCGGCTAG